Within Chelatococcus sp. HY11, the genomic segment GCCCCTTGTCCCGCCTCTCGGAGACTGTGGCGGCCTCCTCAGCCAGTCATCTCATTTCGCTGACGAGCGGCGATACCACCACGGCTACCCCAGACGCCATCGCGGCCGGCCATCATCTCAGCATCCGTATGAGCGACATCGTCGCGCCTCTCGATGGCCATGTGCTGCCCGACGTCGAACATGTGGACGCCTTGCTCGCCTTCGTCCACGATTGGCCGCGCGAGCACCCGCTCGTCATTCACTGCTTCGCGGGCATCAGCCGTTCCACGGCCGCGGCTCTCGTGTCGTTCTGTGCCCTGAACGCCAATCAGGACGCAGAAGAGGCGGCCAAGGCCTTGCGTCTGGCCTCCCCGTCCGCGACGCCGAATATCCGTTTCATCGAGGTTGCCGATGCGCGCCTCGGCTATGAGGGACGACTGGTCGCCGCCACCAATGCCATCGGCCGCGGCTGCGAGGCGTTCGAGGGCGAGCCCTTCGTCCTTCCGTTGCATAACGCCTGAGCGCGAAGCGAGGTATGGAGCCCTCCACCCCGTTGTCCACAGCCATCGAGATCGGCCTCGCGGCCGCGATCGTCGTGGTCAAGGGAGATGTGCCGCAAATCCTCGTCGCACGTGGCGGCGATGCGACGCCGGGCCTGCCGTTCGGTGTCTTCGATCCGCTCGCCCATCGCACCTTCGAGATCGGCCTCAGGGCCTGGGTGAAGGAGCAAACCGGCTTCAGCCTGGGCTATGTCGAGCAGCTCTATACCTTCGGTGATCGTGGCCGGCACGCCCGGCGCGGCGATGGCGAGCCGCACGAGGTGTCGGTGGGCTATCTCGCGTTGACCCGCCTCGGCGCGGAGGCCAGCGAGGTGCCGACGACCGCACGCCTCCTGCCCTGGTATCATTTTTTCCCCTGGGAAGACTGGCGCAGCGGCAAGCCCGAATGCCTCGCCGCGATCCTCCCGGCGCTCGATGAGTGGGCCGCCGACGCCATCGCCGACCGGGAGGAGATCGAGCGGCGCGGCCTGTCCCGCCGCGAGCGGCTGAAGCTCAGCTTCGGCACGGCAAGCATCCCCTGGGACGAGGAAAAGGCGCTCGACCGCTATGAACTGCTCTATGAAGCCGGCCTTGTCGGGGAAGCGCTACGCGACGGGCGGCGGAGCGCCGAGGCGCGCGCTAGCTTGCCTCCGGCGGGCGAGATGATGCGCTACGACCACCGCCGCATTCTGGCGACCGCGATCAGCCGTCTGCGCGCCAAGCTCAAGTATCGACCGCTCATCTTCGAGCTGATGCCACCCACTTTCACGCTGACCGCCCTGCAGCGCACCGTCGAGGCCATCGCCGGCCGGCACCTTCACAAGCAGAATTTCCGGCGCTTCGTAGAAGGCACCGCGCTCGTCGAGCCGACGGGCGACATGGCGCCGACGGCGGGGCGTCCGGCCGCCGTGTTTCGCTTCCGCCGCGAGGTGCTGCAGGAAAGGCCTTCGCTTGGCCTGCGCCTGGGCGGGCGGGGCTGACGCGGTGCACGGCGGCACCATGAATTTCGCGGGTTTGAGGTAGAACGAAGCCATGGAATGGGTACTGCTCGGGCTCCTGATATTGGCCCTGCCGATCATGACGATCGCCAGTTTCATCATGGCGTTAGGCCTCAGGCAGCGCACGCGTCTCCTCGAGGAGAAGGTCGAGGGGCTGGAGCGGTCTCTCGCTCTCGGCGAACGCCCCGCGCAAGCACCAATCGTGCCCTCCCCGACGCAGGAAGAGTTGGAGCCGCCCGCAGAGGAAACGGCAGAGGCGCCGGAGGCAAAGGCGGACGCCGTCCCGCCGGAGCCCGCGCCTGAATCCGATGCTCCCGAATGGTCGCAAGCCGCCCGCGAGGACACCCCCGACGAACAGGCTGCAGCACCTGCGGAACCGCGGCCCGGTCTGGAGGAGCGGCCTGGCCTAGAAGAACGGCTTGGCTCGCGCTGGGCCGTGTGGGTCGGCGGCATCGCGCTGGCGCTCGGTGGTTTCCTGCTGGTGCGCTTTTCCGTCGAACAGGGCTATTTCGGCCCTGGCGTGCGCGTCATGGGCGCCGCCCTTCTCGCGCTCGCGCTGATCGCCGCCGGCGAATGGTTTCGCCGGCGCGAGCGCGCGGAAGCGTTTGCGGGCATCCCCTCGGCGCATGTGCCAAGTGTGCTGACGGCGGCGGGAACCGCCTCGGCCTTCGCGACGGTCTATGCGTCCTACGCGCTCTACGACTTCATCAGCCCCGCGACAGCCTTCGTGCTGCTCGGCCTCGTCTCCCTGGCGACGTTGACGGCTTCGGTGCTGCATGGTCCGGCGCTGGCGGCTCTCGGGCTTCTCGCCGCCCTCGTCTCACCGCTTCTCGTCTCCACGGAGGAGCCCGAGCCCTGGGCGCTTGTCATCTATCTCCTCTTCCCCGTAGCGGCCTCCTATGCCCTCGCACGCTTGCGCCTGTGGAAATGGCTCGCGGTCTCGGCCGCGATAGGCGCCTCGCTCTGGGGCGCCTTCCTCGTGCTCGCCTTCACGACGGGTCATGCACCGGCCCTGCTGACGCATATCGTCCTCCAGGCCCTGCTCGCCGTCGCGCTTCTTGTCGTGGACCCGAACCGCGGCGTGGACGACGAGAGAGCCTACCCGGACAGGCTCGGCCTCTTGGTGCTGGTCGTCTTCGCGGCCCTGGCGGGGCTCGCCATGACGGTATCGCTCGACGGCGGCACCCGCGCGCTCTTCGGCGGGATCATGGTCGCCCTCTACATGATGACCGCGGTCCGCATCGCGCCGGCAGCCGGCGCGGCCGCGCTCGCCGCCGCCATAGCCGGCGCCGGGCTCTTCCTCTGGCCCGTTGCCAGGGAAGCCCTCGCCGAACCGCAGAACGTGCTGCCCGGCGGCGCGGGCAGCGTGCCCATGCCCGAGGCGCTCAACCTCTATCTCACCTTCGCGATAGCCAGCGGCGCGGCCGTGGCGCTGGCGAGCCTCTGGCGTATCCTCGTCGGCGCACGCCTGCCCGTCGTGACGATCGCCTGCTACGCGGGCGCGGCGACGGTCGGGCCGCTTGCCCTTCTCGTCATCGCCTATTGGCGTGTCGCCGGTTTCGACAAGAGCATCCCCTTCGCCTTCGTCGCGGCCGCCCTTGGCCTTGCCGCGACCTATGCCGCGCGCCTGACGCGCTCACGGGAAACGGAAGCGCCGGTCCTGGCGCTCGGCACCGGCGCCTTTGCCTCCGCGGCCGTCGCGGCGCTGGCGCTCGGCCTCACCTTCGCGCTCGACAAGGGCATGCTGACGGTCGCCTTCGCGCTCGCGGCGATCGGCACCGCCTGGATCGGCTGGCTTTGCCGCATCCCGGCCCTGCGCTACGTCGTCGGCGCGATCGGCGCCCTTGTCCTCGGCCGCGTCATCTGGGACCCGGCCATCGCAGGCAGCGATCTGGGCACCACGCCGATCCTGAACTGGCTGCTCTGGGGCTATGGTGTGCCGGCGGTCAGCTTTGGCCTCGCCGCGGTCGTGCTGGCCCGGCATCGCCGGGACGCCATCACGCAGCTCTGCGAAAGCCTCTCGATCGTCTTCGCGGCGCTGCTCGTCTTCTTCCAGATCCGCCATGCGCTCAATGGCGGCGACATCCTGCGGGAATCCTCCAGCCTGATCGAGGCGGGTTTGATGGTGACATCGAGCCTGCTGTTCTCGCTGGTAATGGTGCGCTTCGACGCGCGCCGGAGGGACCCGGTCTATCGCATCGCTTCGCTGGCTTTCGGCGTTTTCTCGCTGGCCGTGTCCTTCGGCCTGCTGGCCGTCATCGATAACCCGGCCTTCTCGGGCGATCCCATTCCGGGCGGGGCGATCTTCAACGGGCTTCTGCTGGGCTATCTCATCCCGGCGATCGCCGCCTTCGCGGTGGCCTGGTATGCGCGGCCGAGCAGACCGACGTGGTATGTCTACACCGCTGCCGGGCTCGGCCTCTTCCTGCATCTCCTCTATATGCTGCTTGAGATCCGGCGGCTGTTCCAGGGACCGGTGGTCAGCCTGTGGCGCATGACCAGCGAAACCGAGCTCTGGGTTTATTCCCTGGCGCTGCTCGCCATGGGGGTCCTGCTACTCGCCATCGGGCTTATCTGGCGGCTTCGGCTCGCCCGGCTTCTCTCCGGCGCCTATATACTGACCGCCGTGCTCAAGGTCTTCCTGGTCGACATGGCGAATTTGGAGGGCGCGCTCAGGGCACTTTCCTTCATCGGGCTCGGCCTCGTCCTGGTCGGCATCGGCCTAGCCTACCAGAAGCTTCTCCTGAGGGCACGCCCTCATAATCCCATGCCACAGCCAGGCACGCAGCCGCCCGCGCCGCCGCAATAATGCCGCGTGGACCAGCGACAAGGTGGAACGGCTCCAAGCTTGCAACTTGGGGCCTAAACGGGCGATAACGCGCACCATGACCAAAGACGTTTCCAAGGATCCATCCCCTCGCGCTGCCAACCAGGCCGACCTTGCCGCCCTTCCTTTCGAGCGGGCGCTGGCCGAGCTGGAGCAGATCGTCGCGCGCCTCGAGCGAGGCGATGTGGCGCTTGAGGAATCGCTCACCATCTATGAGCGTGGCGAGGCTCTGAAGGCGCATTGCGAGGCCCTGCTCCGACGGGCCGAGCAGCGCATCGAGAAGATTACCCTGTCGTCCGACGGGCGCGCGACGGGTACGGAACCGCTCGACGTCGAGACATAACCAGTCGTCCGACCGGATCGCCCTCCCTTCCAGCCAGGCGGGCCGATCGTTTTTTGCGTGAGGACCATCGCCGTGCCGGCAGCCACCCCACTTCTGGACACGATCGCCCTGCCCGAGGACCTCAGGCGCTTGCCTGACTCGGCCCTGCGACAGGTCGCCGACGAGTTGCGGCAGGAGACGATCAGCGCCGTCTCGATCACCGGCGGCCATCTCGGCGCGGGCCTCGGCGTCGTCGAATTGACTGTCGCGCTCCATCACGTGTTCGACACGCCGCGAGACCGGATCATCTGGGACGTCGGCCATCAGGCCTATCCGCACAAGATCCTGACCGGACGGCGCGATCGCATCCGAACCTTGCGCAAGCCCGGCGGGCTTTCCGGCTTCACCCGCCGCTCCGAGAGCGAGTACGACCCCTTCGGCGCCGCCCATTCCTCGACCTCGATTTCCGCCGGCCTCGGCATGGCCGTCGCGCAGACGCTTGACGATGCGGGCGGCAAGGTCGCGGGTGAAAAGCCGCGCAACGTGGTCGCCGTCATCGGCGACGGGGCCATGTCGGCGGGCATGGCCTATGAGGCGATGAACAATGCCGGCGCCATGAACGCGCGGCTCATCGTCATCCTCAACGACAACGACATGTCGATCGCGCCGCCGGCCGGCGCCATGTCGGCCTATCTCGCGCGCCTCGTCTCCGGTGGTACCTACCGCTCCATCCGCGAGGTCGGCAAACAGCTCGCCCGTCACCTGCCGAAGTTCCTCTATGAAAAGGCACAGCGCGCCGAGGAGTTCGCGCGTGGGTTCTGGACCGGCGGCACGCTTTTCGAAGAGCTCGGCTTCTATTATGTCGGCCCGATCGACGGCCACAACCT encodes:
- a CDS encoding protein-tyrosine phosphatase family protein, which gives rise to MPAIHVCPLSRLSETVAASSASHLISLTSGDTTTATPDAIAAGHHLSIRMSDIVAPLDGHVLPDVEHVDALLAFVHDWPREHPLVIHCFAGISRSTAAALVSFCALNANQDAEEAAKALRLASPSATPNIRFIEVADARLGYEGRLVAATNAIGRGCEAFEGEPFVLPLHNA
- a CDS encoding NAD regulator; translation: MSTAIEIGLAAAIVVVKGDVPQILVARGGDATPGLPFGVFDPLAHRTFEIGLRAWVKEQTGFSLGYVEQLYTFGDRGRHARRGDGEPHEVSVGYLALTRLGAEASEVPTTARLLPWYHFFPWEDWRSGKPECLAAILPALDEWAADAIADREEIERRGLSRRERLKLSFGTASIPWDEEKALDRYELLYEAGLVGEALRDGRRSAEARASLPPAGEMMRYDHRRILATAISRLRAKLKYRPLIFELMPPTFTLTALQRTVEAIAGRHLHKQNFRRFVEGTALVEPTGDMAPTAGRPAAVFRFRREVLQERPSLGLRLGGRG
- a CDS encoding DUF2339 domain-containing protein, producing MEWVLLGLLILALPIMTIASFIMALGLRQRTRLLEEKVEGLERSLALGERPAQAPIVPSPTQEELEPPAEETAEAPEAKADAVPPEPAPESDAPEWSQAAREDTPDEQAAAPAEPRPGLEERPGLEERLGSRWAVWVGGIALALGGFLLVRFSVEQGYFGPGVRVMGAALLALALIAAGEWFRRRERAEAFAGIPSAHVPSVLTAAGTASAFATVYASYALYDFISPATAFVLLGLVSLATLTASVLHGPALAALGLLAALVSPLLVSTEEPEPWALVIYLLFPVAASYALARLRLWKWLAVSAAIGASLWGAFLVLAFTTGHAPALLTHIVLQALLAVALLVVDPNRGVDDERAYPDRLGLLVLVVFAALAGLAMTVSLDGGTRALFGGIMVALYMMTAVRIAPAAGAAALAAAIAGAGLFLWPVAREALAEPQNVLPGGAGSVPMPEALNLYLTFAIASGAAVALASLWRILVGARLPVVTIACYAGAATVGPLALLVIAYWRVAGFDKSIPFAFVAAALGLAATYAARLTRSRETEAPVLALGTGAFASAAVAALALGLTFALDKGMLTVAFALAAIGTAWIGWLCRIPALRYVVGAIGALVLGRVIWDPAIAGSDLGTTPILNWLLWGYGVPAVSFGLAAVVLARHRRDAITQLCESLSIVFAALLVFFQIRHALNGGDILRESSSLIEAGLMVTSSLLFSLVMVRFDARRRDPVYRIASLAFGVFSLAVSFGLLAVIDNPAFSGDPIPGGAIFNGLLLGYLIPAIAAFAVAWYARPSRPTWYVYTAAGLGLFLHLLYMLLEIRRLFQGPVVSLWRMTSETELWVYSLALLAMGVLLLAIGLIWRLRLARLLSGAYILTAVLKVFLVDMANLEGALRALSFIGLGLVLVGIGLAYQKLLLRARPHNPMPQPGTQPPAPPQ
- a CDS encoding exodeoxyribonuclease VII small subunit, yielding MTKDVSKDPSPRAANQADLAALPFERALAELEQIVARLERGDVALEESLTIYERGEALKAHCEALLRRAEQRIEKITLSSDGRATGTEPLDVET